The genomic region ttatccgaagatatattgaacttgaacagatcagagttccattcaggaatatctcttgcagtccgcacataccgcagaggacaagcttatttcaaagcaatagttatggtataccacaatggagggcgttgtaggtacaaaaccacaatgaaactctcttggagtagcaatggaagcgagttatcaacaaaatgtggtcgcaaccaattaatacaggttccctagtttgttgagcagggacgcctgaatacgcaagtTTTACGCAGGAAcgctcaaaagtgcaaagaaggtcaaatggagactcctcatccgacacaggccaatcagtcaactcttgacaaattctgctcatgcagagtttggttaggtgcaattctataataagttatccatgaactggactatttacctaagtaatccatcaaactgaagcatctcaaattaattgAATAATATGATCAACGTTAGTTTTTGAATTTGATGTTAGGAGAAACGGgtacaaccgtaccaaccgtttcgatTTAAAGGGGGAAGGGGATTATAAACAGATTCGTTGGGAGTGGCGTTGCTAAGAAGGTCAATACACACTCCATCGATGATGCTGATTTCCTTGGGATGGGGCGCAGGTATTTGGTCTGTGTCCGACCCGTAAAGGCTAGGCTAAAGCGCCTTTACCCGCTCTCTgatataaaacaaaacaaacaatgtcCAACAAAAATGTTCTAGTGTAAACACATCTTCAACaaacatatttgaaaaaaaatatcatttttttatcagaaagatctcaccagttTCGTCACTAGTTCCATGGTACAGATATGACTTTCACGATCCCATTCACAGCATGCCTGACGTTTTTAGAGTTCACGTCTGTAGATGACAACCTATTAAACATTGCAGCCAGTTGCCATGTTCTAGCTGCTGTCGGTTTCTCCAgcacaatagtccattttaccagCGGATTTTATCAATCAATTTTTAACAGGACCAGGCGTCccaacacgtgaatatcaatgtCATCATCAACATTTTTGtcatttcgtaaaatggctcatacttTCCTTCAATTTACCAACAACTCAATTAGGAAATATCACTTTTAAGACATGTATGCCTTTTTGGCCGGTATAAATTATTTCAACTGACACACCAACAAAAGCTACCACAACTTTGCTCCACCACTCTTTTACGCACTTTACATCATGGGCAATTTCTCCCTCACACCCTGCCAGCCAAATAATCGTGATTTTCTCGGAAAACGCTGGAAAACTCCATAAACTCTAGACACACATTTTAACATACAACCTTATCTCTTCATTTCATTtcttgaaatgattttttttttaaagtacgGTGTCGAAATCAGCACATAATTAATTATGCAAAAAAACAAtttgtcgttgatagaagttcacgacttttgttttgtaAACTAGCGTTATTCATATTGGTAATTGATCTAGTTAAAACTAACTCGTCTTGGTGATATTGTTTGTTCAATTCATATCAATATCATTTCAATATGTACATCATGATAAAATGAGATAGTAAACACTCAGTTTTCGATACAAAATCAACAGCATGTTCTCATCGAAATCTTTGTCAGAATTCCACCCTAGTTGCAAAtacttgttacaaaaataaaagaaattcattattacaaagtattaacacttcacgatacacagaaccttacaaatgcacaatttaggaacatcacaaattgacacagcacaacacaaaacatatatgcgccctgttatccagatggataacatcttccgatcacaggatgacgaggtttcatttattggtttgggtccatcagtcatcctggaattgtattttagttggcattatgccttttagttcatagcatttgttgctgtgttcatagcttggttttgtctaggaaaactaatcctaatcgggcctcccgtttcgggtttcgatgctAGAGCTttataacttgaagtccgtgtcagggaaaggtttatatCTCTGGTATTTATCCGCTGaacgaaatagcctgaaagttggcaatcaaaataggattgcacttcatgggccactattcttccagaactttataaatgtgcattaaaattagacgaatatttacaagtcaaattgaaacattaaacacaaagaactcacgaatgttacatttggaacacattaaacaattattttgtcttattaatgtaacaaatatttatacccgtaacatacTTAAGAGAGATAATCGAGAAAATCCCTATGTATTTGATTGCTGCAATCTTTGTGGGGTCTCCGAATATCCCTTTCGAGATGCCATCGTAACCCTGATGAGACCTACGTCATCATGTTTGAAGAATTCTCATAAAACTTTCCGTGAGCGAATTTGGTAGATAATGACAGAAATTGTATTTATAGTACTACAACTAATTTCCAGTAAAGTTCTAAGCCAATTTGCCGTTGAGCCACGTAACAGACTCCTACAAAGATATTTGCCAATTTTATATCAATATTTTGAGAAGCGTCCTGCAAAGTCTATATTTACGTCCAAATCCAGAGGAGTAGTAGGAAATATTCTTAGTGGATTCTCTAATGTTTTTGATTGTATTCGTCGAACTCCTCCCAAGATGTTTACCCCGTATGTTGTGGATTTAAAGATTGACCCTTAGATAGATTTATATTTAGGAGAGTAATGATAATCACATCCATGTCAGTAGTGATGGTCACATAATGAGGATGGTGGGTGACGTGTGTGGAATTCAGTCTTTTCTAGTGTTAGCGTCTGTAGAGAGAGCGAACCAGAAAGTGTAAAGATAGATTGATACACGTTTGGTTTTTATAATCGTCGATGTGACTAAAATGCTggcgttcagcgtgcctgtctaggtcatattgaccccaacatcctacaagGGTTAAAATATTGAATGAACCTTTGACAGAAGATCAGAATTCTGAACGTCGAAACGGCGAAACATTGAAAGATAAAATGCTGCCTATTGTCGAAAAAGGATGAATTTTCACCAAGCAATCAATTTTAGACTTTTTGGCCTTTCGacgatttgttgttgttgaaccgTATAGGGTAAAAGTTTTCTTCTGTTTCACACCGAAAACTTCAAGAATCGACATCCCCTCCTAAACACACCATTGGTACTCGAAAGGCGACAGAAAAGCAACTAAACCCCGAGTGTAGAGAAAATCGCAATATTGATTTTAATCATCTATAGCAGCTTCCGGTTGGGCTGGATGGGCGGACATTGATTGGATAGAACGCAGTACCGGTGCGGTGGTTCATTGAGAGGTACAGAGATTTTCGGTTGGGACGTACCTAGTCCGGACTAGTTCAGATAAAAGTTCCTCAGGTAAGTTCTAACTTGGAACACATCAAAAAACATCAGTCAGAAGTCATAACCAATCAAATATGACACTCAATTGAACAATACCTTCGGGGAAACGTCCGAAACAACAAGCCGAATAAATTCAGATTCAGAACGCAGAGAAACCAATCGTCCGTTACTTGCCTCATTTTCTTCACTCGGAAACCCCCACTCGAAAAATATTCCTCCAAACGCGACGAGAAACAAAGAAACTTCCTCCAATCGAATTCCCACGACACACTGCACACTTGTACTGCTCTGCACACGCACACTCCACCACACTGGCACGGCACTGCTGCTACTACTGGTGGTGCTTCATCCTTGCCGAAATCGAATCAGAAAGTTGTTGTTATCGTAGTCGTCGGCGTCGAGTCGTGTCCTTCTCCTAGTAGGTATAGTCATCCGTCACCATCAGGACGGAGGAGGTTGCACCGGCATTACCGTTTTGAGGTCAACTGGTGGTGCAGCAGTGCCTGTAGGACGACGGGCCAGCGCGCGCGATAAAGGATGCACTGCACAGTGCACCTATACAAATGCATCTGCCCGGTggaaagtggggtaaaatgctaTCCTTTTAGGAATTGTCGATACTCATTGGGCGTTGTTAAAGTCCACTGGCCTTCAAATTATGGCCGTAGATTTAATGAACTTATCTGGAACCATTATTTTATAAGTGTAGAATCTACACTGTAGACTTGTAGTtcttaactccagaatagtttgtctgttctgaaaaaaaaatcaaaatgttacTAGCAAAAGTTTGACTGAAGATGTCAGGGATCGAATTCCAGGACAGGTTGGACGTTTCAAAATATCCGAAAAGAGACTACTACTATTACTTGATATTCAAAACAATCTACTGGTTCATGGTCCATTATGTGACATTACTCactatataatatataatactaCTATCACCCATGCTGAGGTAAAAATCCTTCATACactttttttgatagcatgcttctaaacTGACATATTAGCAAGTGAATTTAACTCTTTACAAGTGAGTGTTTCGATCCTTGTGTAGCGTCACTCTAAAAACCACCGTAAAACCCaattaaaaggtataaggttttattgcggttctcaaaacctctacaagactaattggtcatcgaaatgttacttgggtattgatAGCTACTATCACGACTGTTTGTTGTAACAGTTGTAACCGACCTTAGTATTGTCGTTTTACACAATACGAAGCATTTGATACCGATTTCCCTTACATATGATATTACAGCCACCGCACCGTTGTTGCCGCCTCCGGTCGGAGAGAACGCCACAGTGAGTTCCGAAAGTCGAATGCGGAGAACGAAGGATGGCTCGACGACGGATGCGAGCGAACAGGCCTAAAAGTGGGGTTTGCCGGAAGCACCCACTGCTAATGGACAAGTGCGTGCAAGCGTGCATGCGTGCGTGGAAGCACGAGCGCGAAGATATATGAGGCAGAGTGTGGAAAAGATATTGTTAGGAGGCCTTTTTGTTGGGTTAACATGTTGATGAAAACTTGGGTGGTGTGGGAGGGTTTTCCGCTAGGGATTAAATGTGAATGGTCGTTCGAAACGAATCGATTTTTTTATGCAACTGTCCCCAGTGGAGTTTGCTTCGTGACACCTTGTAGATTGGTTATGTGTTTCAGCATAAGCATTTGTGAACTTaaacttcgtagttgctactccgtgattgaccagagatAGCGCAATTGCACAAAGTACCAATAGATAGCTGTTGACGCACCTTACGGACGAGTAGGCCCTTTAGGTATACCGTCGAGTGGAGCCTGCCGTCACAACGACAGCTATTAACGTCACCGCTTCGCTTGTCAAAAGAAGAATTTGCCTAATCATTATTGACCTATCGTGGACGAACTGTGAAAACAAAACTTATTGTAATTTCTTATATCTAACTTGAATTTACCTTAAATCTAACTAGAATTTACCTTAAATTGGTGCAAAAGCTGCTTTACAACTGGAGACTTGAATTATATTTGCACTCCAAATCAGGTATAGTTAAATTTGCTAGATTTGAACACCAATATATAGTTGTATTGAATTTCCTCCTCTCGTATAATCAACTAATAGGTTTAGTAGATTATTATCCAATCACCAGTTAGAGCCCGGATTGAAGATTGCTCAATTCGTCTAATAGATCGTTAGTATCAAGGCACCTAAGCTTACAAACAGACTTTTTAAGTATGTTCTAAATCATCTACAACAGGTCCCGTACAAAAGTGCATCGTATTTGGAACAAGGTTCAATACGTTCAAACAATTGCGAAACTAAATTGTAAGTAACAAACATATGTACTAAAAACAGTTATAAACTTGAAATATAATTGCAGTCGAGTCTCGCTACGCTCGGACTACGGAAAAGTTTAAACAAACTCGAAATTTATACGAGTCACGATGAGCGTATCGAACCCTAACCTCACCATGCATGTAGGCACAAACAGTTGCAAGGGATGCAACCGTCCCGATACTGAGGAGGATATGGTGGCCTGCGATAAGTGCAACGGTTGGTGGCACTTCAGCTGCGCCGGCGTGCAAGCATCCATTTGCGATCGCTCGTGGCGTTGCCCAAACTGCTCGACGTTCTGCGGCACCATCGGATCCGAACATTCGAATGCTTCTAGCGCACGATTACGGTTGAAGCAACTCGAAGAGGCTAAAGCACTGGAGGATAAGATACGGAAGGAGCAAGCCGACAAAGAAAGGGAATTCTTAGCAGCGAAGCACCAACTGGAGTCGGAGATTGAAGCCCGGCAATCGGTAAGCGGGAGCCTTAGAAGCCACGGAAGTCATCGCAGCCGACGTAGCAGAGTAGGAACTTGGGTGGCAGAACAGGATTTCACAATAGGAAATAGAGCAATTGAGAATCCACCAGAGACCGGCAAAACCTCTACCCCAATACTGACGGGTCAGGTAGGAACCGGAGCGACGGCCAAAATTCTTCCGCCACCTCAACTGAACACCCAAGAGCAGCAGCAGAAATATCCTACCGAACAGCAACAGTCATACGCGACCCTCACGAACGAGCGGAAAAAAGGACTCCCTCCCAACACACCGTTGAGCCTGCCGAAGCAGCTGCTTCCTCCAGCAAAACCGCCGGGGATACCGGAGCCATCATTTTTCCCTGTGAACTCGTCGCGCACCCTAGAACAAAAGATTCCAGTGGCAGAAACAACGACCACGACGAAGTCAGTGCTCGCGTCACTGAATCCGATGGCTACAACAGAGCCGTCCCATTTTTCCATTACGTTAGGCGCAATGCAGTCTCAGCGGCTCCCGGCCGGACCAATGAACACGGCAGTGTCATCCTATCCCGCGTTGCCCGCACCACCTCCGATTTTTTCGCTAGGCACACTGGCGCGGCAACTTCCTTCGACAGAGCTTCCACCCACGGTACCACTCGCAGAGGTTTTTGTGGCGTACGAATCCCGAATCCACGCCGGACGTGTACACAATGGATGTGGTCACATTCGGGGCCACTTGTTCGCCATGTTCCGCGCAATATGCGAAAAATTTGAATGCGGCAGACTACGAAGCAGAGTATCCAGAAGCGGCGAGAGCCATCACGAAGAATACCTATGTGGACGACTACTTAGACAGCCGAGACACCATCGAAGAAGCTGTCCAGTTAGCGGTTTCCGTTCGCGAAGTCCACAGTAAAGCTGGATTCGAACTCCGAAATTGGCACTCCAATGCCCAAGAAATTCTCAACCGGATCGGAGCTGAAAATAGTTCAGAAGCAGTAAAGAGCTTCACCGCAGACAAAACAACAGCTACAGAGCGCATCCTTGGTATGATGTGGGAACCAACTGAGGACCTGTTCGTGTTTTTCACCCAATTTCACGAGGATCTTCTTCCGTTGTTATCCGGTGAAACAGTGCCCACAAAGCGCCAAGTTTTACGTGTGGTCATGAGCCTTTTTGATCCATTGGGACTCATTTCTTGCTTCACGGTCCACGGAAAAATCCTACTCCAGAATATTTGGAGGTCTGGCGTGGGTTGGGACGATCCCCTTATCCCAAGGGACTTCTTGGACTGGCAACGCTGGACGAAAGTGCTGCCCGAGCTGAACCGACTACAAATCCCAAGGTGTTATTTTCCTGACTACGAACGGGAAAGTAATGGATCTCTGCAATTACATATTTTTGTTGATGCGAGTGAGCTTGCCTACTGTGGTGTTGCATACTTTCGCATAATCGACCGTGGGACCCCACGATGCTCTTTGGTCGCTGCAAAGGCTAAAGTAACTCCTCTTCGGCCTCAATCCATTCCCCGCAACGAGCTGAATGCAGGAGTAATTGGCGTGCGGCTTATGAAAAGTGTTACGGAGAACCATTCACTGCAAATCACCAAGCGCTACTTCCACACTGATTCGACGGTCCTCTTGGCATGGCTACGTGCTGATCCTCGCAAGTATCGTCCCTACGTCCAGTTTAGAACAACGGAAATCTTGACAGACACGAAGGTAGAGGAATGGCGCTGGGTACCCACCCGGTTAAATATAGCAGACGAAGCAACCAAGTGGGGCAACGGCCCCAGTTTCGATGTCCAGGATAAATGGTACCGCGGTCCGGATTTCCTCTGGCAACCGGAGAGCGAGTGGCCAGTGAAAAAACCTCTAATCGAAGAACCAACGGATGAACTGAGAAAGACGAACGTACATCAGGAGGTGACGACCGATCCAGTGCTGGAGTTCACCAAATTCTCAAGCTGGGAGGATTTAATCAAGTCTCTGGCCTATCTATACCACTTCATTAATCGCTGCTCGACCAAACAACGTGTTCCAACAAAATCCCGCATGGCAACGTTAACCCACCAAGACTTCGTATCCGCTGAAAAAGGCTTGTGGCGGATGGTCCAAAACCAGGAATTTGGAGAGGAAATTTCGTCCTTGCAGTCCTCTGAATCTTCTACGCAGAAAAGTACACGGCTTCCGAAATCGAGCCCATTGGCAAAACTGTCGACATTCCTAGATGACGACGGAATTCTACGCTCGGAAAGCAGGATTGACCCAAAAGCTGCTTATTATCCGTACAATTTTCAAAATCCCATAATTGTTCCCAAGTATCACTACGTGACGGATCTGTTGATTCTACGTTTCCACCGGCTGTACGGTCATGCCAATACCGAGACCGTTCTGAACGAACTTCGGCAGCTCTACTGTATTCCGAAGATGCGATCCGTTGTAAAGAAAACCGTTAAAAAGTGTATGTGGTGCCGCGTATACCGAGCCAAACCTGAAGCACCTAGGATGGCTCCGTTGCCGCAGCCGCGTGTCATGCCCTTCGTGCGTCCCTTTACGCACACGGGCATCGACTATTTTGGACCCCT from Aedes albopictus strain Foshan unplaced genomic scaffold, AalbF5 HiC_scaffold_21, whole genome shotgun sequence harbors:
- the LOC134284496 gene encoding uncharacterized protein LOC134284496; this translates as MSVSNPNLTMHVGTNSCKGCNRPDTEEDMVACDKCNGWWHFSCAGVQASICDRSWRCPNCSTFCGTIGSEHSNASSARLRLKQLEEAKALEDKIRKEQADKEREFLAAKHQLESEIEARQSVSGSLRSHGSHRSRRSRVGTWVAEQDFTIGNRAIENPPETGKTSTPILTGQVGTGATAKILPPPQLNTQEQQQKYPTEQQQSYATLTNERKKGLPPNTPLSLPKQLLPPAKPPGIPEPSFFPVNSSRTLEQKIPVAETTTTTKSVLASLNPMATTEPSHFSITLGAMQSQRLPAGPMNTAAHWRGNFLRQSFHPRYHSQRFLWRTNPESTPDVYTMDVVTFGATCSPCSAQYAKNLNAADYEAEYPEAARAITKNTYVDDYLDSRDTIEEAVQLAVSVREVHSKAGFELRNWHSNAQEILNRIGAENSSEAVKSFTADKTTATERILGMMWEPTEDLFVFFTQFHEDLLPLLSGETVPTKRQVLRVVMSLFDPLGLISCFTVHGKILLQNIWRSGVGWDDPLIPRDFLDWQRWTKVLPELNRLQIPRCYFPDYERESNGSLQLHIFVDASELAYCGVAYFRIIDRGTPRCSLVAAKAKVTPLRPQSIPRNELNAGVIGVRLMKSVTENHSLQITKRYFHTDSTVLLAWLRADPRKYRPYVQFRTTEILTDTKVEEWRWVPTRLNIADEATKWGNGPSFDVQDKWYRGPDFLWQPESEWPVKKPLIEEPTDELRKTNVHQEVTTDPVLEFTKFSSWEDLIKSLAYLYHFINRCSTKQRVPTKSRMATLTHQDFVSAEKGLWRMVQNQEFGEEISSLQSSESSTQKSTRLPKSSPLAKLSTFLDDDGILRSESRIDPKAAYYPYNFQNPIIVPKYHYVTDLLILRFHRLYGHANTETVLNELRQLYCIPKMRSVVKKTVKKCMWCRVYRAKPEAPRMAPLPQPRVMPFVRPFTHTGIDYFGPLIVKQGRSNVKRELAAEIKNINLALAGSFTNAETEWHFNPPSAPHMGGMWERKVRSIKDAFKVLAHREKLDDEGLLTLLSEATMIVNSRPLTFVPLESPEREVLTPNSFLLMSTSSGSTNLVRVPIDQPISLRTNWGVMLHLLNQFWKT